The following proteins come from a genomic window of Desulforamulus hydrothermalis Lam5 = DSM 18033:
- a CDS encoding DUF5412 family protein, producing MLKKSYYKIIAVISLFLLFAYFGIHYFLFSLSYLPEGTLIKQSLSPNGEYTVNAYLVDGGSLSSNAVRVELQNNKSGKKRNIYWDYRINTVELTWINDTDIIINGHKIDVKKDTYDWRRDKTKTQ from the coding sequence ATGCTAAAAAAATCTTATTACAAAATAATAGCTGTAATATCTTTATTTTTGCTTTTTGCATACTTCGGTATACACTATTTCTTATTCTCACTTTCCTATCTGCCTGAAGGCACACTAATAAAACAATCATTATCTCCAAATGGAGAGTATACCGTTAATGCATATCTAGTAGATGGAGGATCACTTTCATCAAATGCTGTTCGAGTGGAGTTACAAAACAATAAAAGTGGTAAGAAGAGAAACATCTATTGGGACTATCGGATAAATACAGTTGAATTAACTTGGATAAATGATACCGATATCATTATCAACGGACATAAGATAGATGTTAAAAAAGATACATATGATTGGCGTAGAGATAAAACAAAGACACAATAG